One Nitrospina watsonii DNA segment encodes these proteins:
- a CDS encoding NADH-ubiquinone oxidoreductase-F iron-sulfur binding region domain-containing protein produces MTVAEATQPQATDQTKGTIKVTVCMSLSGQAEGSKDVYAEFEKLIAEHAPTAELAERGGCEIGQVGCRGYCSRDVLVDVYVPGQPRVTYERVKVANVPQIFKDHVLGGKPFAKLASKPDYYENLEKQARVALKHGGNIDPESIDEYIKVGGYEALKKALTTMTPEEVRKEVRQSGLRGKGGGGYFTGDKWEKTANTPGERRFIMVNGDEGNPASYMDRSVMEGSPHQVLEGLIIGAYAIGATDAIIYTRSDYGIAVRRLNMALEAARERGFLGNNILGTDFSIDGYVHEGMEAFIGGESTALMASVEGKRPFPKAQPPHSSEKGVFGYPTNLNNAETWATVTEIVRQGADWYRTMGPENSPGCKTWAIAGNLKYNGLMEFDMNTTVGEIINDFCGGILKKKELKVVHLGGVTGGFLPPEKLDTKTDYESLIDAGAIMGQASLSAYDNSACVIDLTRFSIGFNESETCGKCTPCRIGLTLIKNMLDDIAEGRGKMEYLDKLQAMSEEINVTSLCGLGETAVKSVLSGLKYFRKEYERHIDDQVCDAAMCTGLYRYVVKEEDCVACGACIKPCPTGAITGGTKKVSAHIDMDLCINCNACYQACNFLAIA; encoded by the coding sequence ATGACGGTTGCGGAAGCGACACAGCCTCAAGCCACGGACCAGACCAAAGGAACCATCAAAGTGACGGTTTGCATGAGTCTCAGTGGCCAGGCCGAAGGGTCGAAAGACGTTTATGCGGAATTTGAAAAGCTGATTGCCGAGCACGCCCCGACGGCGGAGCTGGCGGAGCGTGGCGGTTGCGAGATCGGCCAGGTTGGCTGCCGTGGTTATTGCAGCCGCGATGTGTTGGTGGACGTGTACGTCCCCGGCCAGCCGCGCGTCACCTACGAACGCGTGAAGGTGGCCAACGTGCCGCAGATTTTCAAGGACCACGTGCTGGGGGGCAAACCGTTCGCCAAACTGGCGTCCAAGCCCGATTATTACGAAAACCTCGAAAAGCAGGCCCGGGTGGCGTTGAAGCATGGGGGCAACATCGATCCGGAGAGCATCGACGAATACATCAAAGTGGGCGGTTACGAAGCGTTGAAAAAAGCGCTGACCACCATGACACCGGAAGAAGTGCGCAAGGAAGTGCGCCAGTCCGGCCTGCGCGGCAAGGGCGGCGGCGGTTATTTCACCGGCGACAAATGGGAGAAAACCGCGAACACGCCGGGCGAGCGCCGCTTCATCATGGTCAATGGCGACGAAGGCAACCCGGCCTCCTACATGGACCGCAGTGTCATGGAAGGCTCGCCGCATCAGGTGCTGGAAGGCCTGATCATCGGCGCCTACGCCATCGGCGCCACCGACGCCATCATCTACACCCGCTCGGACTACGGCATCGCCGTGCGCCGCCTGAACATGGCGCTGGAAGCGGCGCGCGAACGCGGCTTCCTGGGCAACAACATACTGGGTACGGATTTCAGCATCGACGGCTACGTGCACGAAGGCATGGAAGCGTTCATCGGCGGCGAATCGACGGCGCTGATGGCCTCGGTCGAAGGCAAGCGCCCGTTTCCGAAAGCGCAGCCGCCGCACTCCTCGGAAAAAGGCGTGTTCGGCTACCCGACCAATTTGAACAATGCCGAGACCTGGGCGACGGTGACGGAAATCGTCAGGCAGGGTGCCGACTGGTACCGCACCATGGGACCGGAAAATTCGCCGGGCTGCAAAACCTGGGCGATCGCCGGCAACCTGAAATACAACGGGCTGATGGAGTTCGACATGAACACCACCGTCGGCGAGATCATCAACGATTTCTGCGGCGGCATCCTGAAGAAAAAAGAGTTGAAGGTGGTGCACCTGGGCGGCGTCACCGGTGGCTTTTTGCCTCCGGAGAAACTGGATACCAAGACCGACTACGAAAGCCTGATCGACGCGGGCGCCATCATGGGTCAGGCCAGCCTGTCGGCGTACGACAACTCGGCCTGCGTCATCGACCTGACGCGGTTTTCCATCGGCTTCAACGAATCGGAAACCTGCGGCAAGTGCACGCCCTGCCGCATCGGCCTGACGCTCATCAAGAACATGCTGGACGACATCGCCGAAGGCCGCGGCAAGATGGAGTACCTCGACAAGTTGCAGGCGATGAGTGAGGAGATCAACGTCACGTCGCTGTGTGGACTGGGCGAGACGGCGGTCAAATCCGTGCTCAGCGGTCTCAAGTATTTCCGCAAGGAGTACGAGCGGCACATCGACGACCAGGTTTGCGACGCGGCCATGTGTACCGGCCTGTACCGCTACGTGGTCAAGGAAGAGGACTGTGTGGCCTGCGGCGCGTGCATCAAGCCGTGCCCGACGGGAGCCATCACCGGCGGCACCAAGAAAGTCTCGGCACACATCGACATGGATCTGTGCATCAACTGCAACGCCTGCTACCAGGCCTGCAACTTTCTGGCGATTGCCTGA